The following coding sequences lie in one Methyloterricola oryzae genomic window:
- a CDS encoding chemotaxis protein CheW, whose protein sequence is MKAIASVETKTAKPAMEGQQQYLSFLVGKETFAIGILNIKEIIEYGQVTEVPRMPQFIRGVINLRGAVVPVIDLGACFGKPTREITRRTCIIIVEIAIEDEKHDIGVMVDAVYEVLEIPEDSVEPAPAFGAKIRADYIRGMGKVDDGFVIILNIEAVLSLDEMALLAGLGGEPTVPATVD, encoded by the coding sequence ATGAAAGCCATCGCCAGCGTGGAGACCAAAACGGCGAAGCCGGCCATGGAGGGGCAGCAGCAGTACTTGTCCTTCCTGGTCGGCAAGGAAACCTTCGCCATTGGCATACTGAACATCAAGGAGATCATCGAGTACGGCCAAGTGACCGAAGTGCCGCGCATGCCGCAGTTCATCCGCGGCGTGATCAACCTGCGCGGCGCCGTGGTGCCGGTCATCGACCTGGGCGCCTGTTTCGGCAAGCCTACCCGGGAAATCACGCGCCGCACCTGCATCATCATTGTGGAGATAGCCATCGAGGACGAAAAGCACGATATTGGCGTGATGGTGGATGCGGTCTACGAGGTCCTGGAAATTCCGGAGGATTCGGTGGAACCCGCGCCTGCCTTCGGAGCGAAGATCCGTGCCGATTACATACGCGGCATGGGCAAGGTGGATGACGGCTTTGTGATCATCCTCAACATCGAAGCGGTGCTGTCTCTGGACGAGATGGCCTTGCTGGCCGGCCTGGGTGGAGAACCGACGGTTCCGGCTACTGTCGACTGA
- a CDS encoding chemotaxis protein CheA — MELEEALPTFVAESKELLRDMEDSLLLIEERPDDTDLINAIFRAAHTIKGTAGLFGFDHVVRFTHAGESVLDRVRGGQLSVTPDLVALLLKVCDQLGVLIDLIAKGEQPDTAIQACSDGLAASLKAYLGAPASERAGTQGLPTVQEARVEREVAHDAVESNHWHISLRFGPDVLRNGMDPMSFLRFLNTFGRIVRIVTLTDDMPPADEMDPESCYLGFELDYQTDADKATIENAFEFVRDDSVVRILPPHSKIAEYQELIQNLPEEDMRLGEILVRCGTLTEEELKVALQLQAADDKVPPSPIGEVVVEQGLVRPSVVATALERQEQVRESRSSESRLIRVDAERLDGLINLIGELIIAGAGVNLIAKSVGAAELFEATATLSRLVEEVRDSALTLRMVPIGATFNRFQRVVHDVSKELGKDIELTISGAETELDKTVVEKIGDPLTHLVRNAMDHGIEPADVRRSRGKPERGSLKLNAFHDAGSIVIEVADDGAGFNKQRILEKALEKDLVKPDQALTDQEIYQLIFEPGFSTVEKVSNLSGRGVGMDVVRRNIQALRGGIELESEEGYGATVRIRLPLTLAIIDGFMVAVGDATYVVPLDMVMECIELAQDSETDYINLRGEVLPCIRLRDLFDVKGPVPRRENVVVVRHGAQRAGLVVDRLLGEFQTVIKPLGRLFSQTQGLGGFTILGSGQVGLILDVPGLIRQIVRIEEHDNAHLNHATSRA; from the coding sequence ATGGAACTGGAAGAAGCATTACCCACATTCGTCGCCGAATCCAAAGAACTGCTGCGGGACATGGAAGATTCCCTGCTGCTGATCGAGGAGCGGCCCGACGACACTGACCTGATCAACGCCATCTTTCGCGCCGCGCATACCATCAAGGGTACTGCCGGTCTGTTCGGGTTCGACCACGTGGTGCGCTTTACCCATGCAGGGGAAAGCGTGCTGGACCGGGTGCGCGGTGGCCAGCTCTCCGTGACTCCCGACCTGGTCGCCCTGCTGCTCAAGGTGTGTGATCAGCTTGGCGTGCTGATCGATCTGATCGCCAAGGGGGAACAGCCCGACACCGCGATCCAGGCATGCAGCGATGGCCTGGCGGCCAGTCTCAAGGCGTATCTGGGCGCTCCCGCTTCGGAGCGAGCAGGCACGCAAGGCTTGCCCACCGTGCAAGAAGCCAGGGTCGAGCGCGAAGTCGCTCATGACGCGGTGGAAAGCAATCATTGGCACATTTCCTTGCGCTTCGGTCCGGACGTTCTGCGCAACGGCATGGATCCCATGTCGTTCCTACGCTTTTTGAACACCTTCGGCCGCATTGTGCGCATCGTGACACTGACGGACGACATGCCGCCTGCGGACGAGATGGACCCGGAATCGTGCTATCTCGGCTTCGAACTGGATTATCAGACCGATGCCGACAAGGCCACCATCGAAAATGCCTTCGAGTTCGTCCGCGACGACAGCGTGGTGCGCATACTGCCCCCGCACAGCAAGATCGCCGAGTATCAGGAACTGATCCAGAACCTGCCGGAAGAAGACATGCGGCTGGGAGAGATCCTGGTCCGCTGCGGGACTTTGACGGAAGAGGAACTCAAGGTCGCCTTGCAGCTCCAGGCCGCCGACGACAAGGTGCCGCCGTCGCCCATCGGCGAAGTGGTGGTGGAGCAAGGCCTGGTTCGCCCTTCCGTGGTGGCCACGGCCCTGGAACGGCAGGAGCAGGTACGGGAAAGCAGGAGCAGCGAAAGCCGCTTGATCCGGGTGGATGCGGAGCGGCTTGACGGCCTGATCAACCTCATTGGCGAACTGATCATCGCCGGTGCCGGCGTCAACCTGATTGCCAAGAGCGTCGGGGCGGCGGAGCTGTTCGAAGCGACGGCTACCCTGTCGCGGCTCGTGGAAGAAGTGCGCGATTCCGCGTTGACCTTGCGCATGGTTCCCATCGGCGCCACCTTCAACCGGTTCCAACGGGTGGTTCACGATGTCAGCAAGGAACTGGGCAAGGACATCGAGCTGACCATCAGCGGCGCGGAGACCGAACTGGACAAGACCGTGGTGGAAAAAATCGGCGACCCGCTGACGCATCTGGTGCGCAATGCCATGGATCATGGCATCGAGCCGGCCGATGTGCGCCGCTCGCGCGGGAAGCCGGAGCGCGGCAGCCTCAAGCTCAATGCCTTTCACGATGCCGGAAGCATCGTCATCGAGGTGGCGGACGATGGCGCCGGTTTCAACAAGCAACGCATTCTGGAAAAGGCCTTGGAAAAGGATCTGGTCAAGCCGGATCAGGCACTGACGGATCAGGAGATCTACCAGCTGATTTTCGAGCCGGGCTTTTCCACCGTCGAGAAGGTCAGCAACCTGTCCGGCCGCGGCGTCGGCATGGATGTGGTGCGCCGCAATATCCAGGCCCTGAGAGGCGGCATCGAGCTGGAAAGCGAAGAAGGCTACGGAGCGACGGTCCGCATCCGGCTACCCCTGACCCTGGCCATCATTGACGGCTTCATGGTGGCGGTGGGCGACGCCACCTACGTGGTGCCGCTGGACATGGTCATGGAGTGCATCGAACTGGCGCAGGATTCGGAGACGGACTACATCAACCTGCGCGGAGAAGTGCTGCCGTGCATTCGCTTGCGCGACCTGTTCGACGTGAAAGGGCCGGTGCCCCGGCGCGAGAACGTGGTGGTCGTGCGCCACGGCGCGCAGCGAGCGGGCCTGGTGGTGGACCGCCTGCTGGGCGAGTTCCAGACAGTCATCAAGCCATTGGGCCGGCTGTTCAGCCAGACCCAGGGGCTGGGCGGGTTCACGATACTGGGCAGCGGGCAGGTCGGGCTGATCCTGGATGTGCCGGGCTTGATACGGCAGATCGTCCGGATCGAAGAGCACGACAATGCCCATTTGAATCATGCGACGAGCCGGGCTTAG
- a CDS encoding STAS domain-containing protein, with the protein MAKHHGPPQKPARLDIEGEMTIYRAMELKGVLLNALEQNAELEVNLSQVEEIDTSGLQLMVLAKREAAARAKTFRFVEHSQAVVDALELFELSGRLGDPVVIRSGGTTV; encoded by the coding sequence ATGGCCAAGCATCATGGACCGCCGCAAAAGCCAGCGCGGCTGGACATCGAAGGAGAGATGACCATCTACCGCGCGATGGAGTTGAAGGGCGTGCTGTTGAACGCCCTCGAGCAAAACGCCGAGTTGGAAGTCAATCTGTCCCAGGTCGAGGAAATCGATACCTCAGGGCTTCAACTCATGGTGCTGGCCAAGCGCGAGGCGGCCGCGCGGGCTAAAACCTTCCGCTTCGTGGAACACAGCCAGGCAGTGGTGGATGCCCTGGAACTGTTCGAATTGAGCGGCCGGCTTGGCGACCCCGTCGTAATCCGCTCCGGCGGCACGACCGTCTAG
- a CDS encoding response regulator: MAKTILIVDDSASLRQVVSIALRGAGYAVMEACDGVDALAKLNGTKIHLIICDVNMPRMDGITFVKEMKQLPAYKFTPVIMLTTESQEEKKRAGQAAGAKAWVVKPFQPAQMLMAVSKLILP, encoded by the coding sequence ATGGCGAAGACAATCCTGATTGTGGATGACTCGGCTTCCCTGAGGCAAGTCGTCAGCATCGCACTCAGGGGCGCCGGCTATGCCGTCATGGAGGCTTGCGACGGCGTGGATGCATTGGCCAAGCTGAACGGCACGAAGATCCATCTCATCATCTGCGATGTCAACATGCCCAGGATGGACGGCATTACTTTTGTCAAGGAGATGAAGCAACTACCTGCCTACAAGTTCACCCCGGTCATCATGTTGACCACGGAGAGCCAGGAAGAAAAGAAGCGTGCCGGCCAGGCTGCCGGCGCCAAAGCCTGGGTCGTCAAGCCATTTCAACCTGCACAGATGCTCATGGCGGTATCGAAGCTGATCCTGCCGTAG
- a CDS encoding methyl-accepting chemotaxis protein, giving the protein MLGNMSLKVRLALSFGVMVVLLCIISWKGITTMSEQDEASEKIANDRFPKVLALADMTTRSVDNGRWMRQLFLATDNDDVEAARRTIQENRDKNSEALKLLEDQVVSDKGKRLLENINQKRNQLDYDAVITTLKTDRTKAQDLLLNTWGPANTRFIEALKALSDYQIELKDEGLKVATANYQAARQQIIVLSVLAALIAVAVAYFMIRSIMAQLGGEPALAAAIADRIAVGDLSSQIDLRAGDATSVLARMKQMSQALRALIDDTATLTKAGLEGKLNVRADTSKHQGDYKAIVEGINKTVDTFVAPLNLAADYISQIAKGDTPPKITDSYNGDFNILKNNFNLAIDGIAQQGLAAQAIAAGDFSTRIEVRSDKDVVAKSLIQVVDALKGLQTEMQRLTVASKDGQLSERGKPEQFKGAYADIVRGNNEMLDAILLPIGEGNRILAQISDGKIDELIAATYKGDHEKMKQAVNNVAVVVQGLQKELQRLTAASRDGQLSERGKPEQFKGAYADIVRGTNDMLDAILLPIGEGNRVLRLIRGGNLRERVDIACKGDHEQMKNAINGVHAWLSDLIAYVTKIANGDMTAEMAKASDEDQIHEWLVLMKNNIKALVDDTDMLARSAQDGKLDIRAEAARHHGEFHKIIQGINGTLDAIIGPVNEVMKILVALENGDMRQRIDAEYRGTLGQLRDTVNNTVAKLAQTMTEVRNTANSLAEATSEVSATAQSLSQSSTEQAASVEETSASLEEMSASISQNTENAKITDDMASKASKEAKEGGQAVTQTVDAMKQIAGKIGIIDDIAYQTNLLALNAAIEAARAGEHGKGFAVVAAEVRKLAERSQVAAQEIGELAGSSVGMAEKAGKLLDEIVPSIGKTSDLVQEISSASEEQSSGVGQINNAMSQLNQITQQNASASEELAATAEEMSGQAEKLQNLMAFFKVATEFDSAAPRPTRVSVAGNKPGKAKKPAHREVELTSHPDESEFVRF; this is encoded by the coding sequence ATGTTAGGTAATATGTCTTTGAAAGTGCGCCTCGCGCTGAGCTTTGGCGTGATGGTCGTCCTGTTGTGCATAATTTCATGGAAGGGCATCACGACCATGTCCGAGCAGGACGAAGCCAGCGAGAAGATCGCCAATGACCGCTTCCCCAAGGTGTTGGCCCTGGCGGACATGACGACCCGCTCGGTCGACAACGGACGCTGGATGCGCCAGTTGTTCCTGGCGACCGACAACGATGACGTCGAGGCCGCGCGGCGGACGATCCAGGAAAACCGCGACAAAAACTCGGAGGCGCTCAAGCTCCTGGAAGATCAAGTCGTCAGCGACAAAGGCAAGCGCCTGCTGGAGAACATCAATCAGAAGCGCAACCAGCTCGACTACGACGCCGTGATCACCACCCTCAAGACCGATCGCACCAAGGCGCAGGATCTGCTCCTGAACACCTGGGGGCCGGCCAACACCCGCTTCATCGAGGCGCTCAAGGCGCTCAGCGATTACCAGATCGAGCTGAAGGATGAGGGTCTCAAGGTCGCCACGGCGAATTATCAGGCCGCGCGGCAGCAGATCATCGTCCTGAGTGTCCTGGCTGCTTTGATCGCGGTCGCGGTGGCCTATTTCATGATCCGCAGCATCATGGCGCAATTGGGCGGCGAGCCGGCCCTGGCGGCGGCCATCGCCGACCGCATTGCTGTGGGCGACCTCTCCAGCCAGATCGATCTGCGCGCTGGCGACGCCACCAGCGTGCTGGCCAGGATGAAGCAAATGTCACAAGCGCTGCGCGCATTGATCGATGACACGGCGACGCTGACCAAGGCGGGACTGGAAGGCAAGCTGAACGTGCGCGCCGACACCAGCAAGCATCAGGGCGACTACAAGGCCATCGTCGAGGGCATCAACAAGACCGTGGACACCTTTGTCGCTCCCTTGAACCTGGCGGCTGACTACATCAGCCAGATCGCCAAGGGCGATACGCCGCCCAAGATCACCGACAGTTACAACGGCGACTTCAACATACTGAAGAACAATTTCAACCTGGCCATCGATGGCATTGCGCAACAGGGCCTGGCGGCGCAGGCCATTGCCGCCGGTGATTTCTCCACCAGGATCGAAGTCCGTTCCGACAAGGACGTGGTGGCCAAGAGCCTGATTCAGGTGGTCGATGCCCTGAAAGGCCTGCAAACGGAGATGCAACGCCTGACCGTGGCTTCCAAGGACGGCCAGCTGTCGGAGCGCGGCAAGCCGGAACAATTCAAGGGTGCTTACGCGGACATCGTGAGGGGCAACAACGAGATGCTGGATGCCATCCTGCTGCCCATCGGCGAGGGCAACCGCATCCTGGCGCAGATTTCCGACGGCAAGATCGACGAGTTGATCGCCGCTACCTACAAGGGCGACCACGAGAAGATGAAGCAGGCGGTGAACAATGTCGCGGTCGTGGTGCAGGGCCTGCAGAAGGAATTACAGCGACTGACGGCGGCCTCGCGGGACGGCCAGTTGTCGGAGCGCGGCAAGCCGGAGCAATTCAAGGGGGCTTACGCGGACATCGTGCGGGGCACCAACGATATGCTGGATGCCATCCTGCTGCCCATCGGCGAGGGCAACCGCGTTCTGCGCCTGATCCGCGGCGGAAATTTGCGCGAGCGGGTGGATATCGCCTGCAAAGGCGACCACGAGCAGATGAAGAACGCCATCAATGGCGTGCATGCGTGGCTGTCGGATCTGATTGCCTATGTCACCAAGATTGCCAACGGCGACATGACGGCGGAGATGGCCAAGGCCTCGGACGAGGATCAGATTCACGAGTGGCTGGTGTTGATGAAGAACAACATCAAGGCGCTGGTGGACGACACTGACATGCTCGCTCGCTCGGCGCAGGACGGCAAACTGGATATCCGCGCAGAGGCAGCCCGCCACCACGGCGAGTTCCACAAGATCATCCAGGGCATCAACGGCACCCTGGACGCCATCATCGGGCCGGTCAACGAGGTGATGAAGATCCTGGTGGCGCTGGAAAATGGCGACATGCGTCAGCGCATCGACGCCGAGTATCGCGGTACCCTCGGTCAGTTGCGGGATACGGTCAACAACACCGTCGCCAAGCTGGCGCAGACCATGACGGAGGTTCGCAATACGGCCAATTCCCTTGCGGAGGCAACCTCTGAAGTGAGCGCTACGGCGCAGTCGCTATCGCAGTCTTCCACCGAACAGGCGGCCAGCGTGGAGGAAACCAGCGCATCCCTGGAGGAGATGAGCGCCTCCATCTCGCAGAACACCGAGAATGCCAAGATCACCGATGACATGGCCAGCAAGGCTTCGAAGGAGGCGAAGGAAGGCGGTCAGGCGGTGACCCAGACGGTGGACGCCATGAAGCAGATCGCCGGCAAGATCGGCATCATCGACGACATTGCCTATCAGACCAACCTGCTGGCTTTGAACGCGGCCATCGAGGCGGCCCGCGCCGGCGAACACGGCAAGGGTTTCGCCGTGGTTGCCGCGGAAGTGCGCAAGCTGGCGGAGCGCAGCCAGGTCGCGGCCCAGGAGATCGGCGAACTGGCGGGGAGCAGCGTTGGCATGGCGGAAAAGGCCGGCAAGCTGCTGGACGAGATCGTACCCAGCATCGGCAAGACCTCCGATCTGGTCCAGGAAATCTCCTCCGCGTCCGAGGAACAATCCTCCGGGGTTGGCCAGATCAACAATGCCATGTCCCAACTCAACCAGATCACCCAGCAGAACGCCTCGGCATCGGAAGAGTTGGCGGCAACGGCAGAGGAGATGAGTGGTCAGGCGGAGAAGCTGCAGAACCTCATGGCCTTCTTCAAGGTGGCGACCGAGTTCGACAGCGCCGCTCCGCGCCCGACCCGCGTCTCGGTGGCCGGCAATAAACCGGGGAAGGCGAAAAAGCCGGCGCATCGCGAGGTGGAACTAACGTCCCATCCCGATGAGTCCGAATTCGTCAGGTTCTAG